Proteins from one Triticum aestivum cultivar Chinese Spring chromosome 7A, IWGSC CS RefSeq v2.1, whole genome shotgun sequence genomic window:
- the LOC123154079 gene encoding uncharacterized protein At1g66480 isoform X2, producing MGNSIGGRRKGAKVMQLDGTAFRVKPPAHAGAVLRDHPGFQLLESEQVKLLGVRARPLDHDALLRPGRLYFLVALPRPTVPPRRAWSGALHVGARERLESLMLTRRSTSDLSFPTAPASPMSTASEGGPVQLRMRLPKAQLAKLMGESRDAAEAAAKIMQLCAANGGNGALTPERSPRLWPKADWGTGGLAQTPERSPRFVPTPDWGAGRFAEKPERSPRFAVTPEWGARFMMPTPERGAETAKTPDRWSALPRTPEYASADVNASRKEKRTRFVALPDEIIA from the exons ATGGGCAACAGCATCGGCGGGCGGCGCAAGGGCGCCAAGGTGATGCAGCTGGACGGCACCGCGTTCCGGGTGAAGCCGCCGGCGCACGCGGGCGCCGTGCTGCGCGACCACCCGGGCTTCCAGCTGCTCGAGTCGGAGCAGGTCAAGCTGctcggcgtccgcgcgcgcccgcTCGACCACGACGCGCTGCTCCGCCCGGGCCGGCTCTACTTCCTCGTCGCGCTGCCGCGCCCCACCGTGCCCCCGCGCCGCGCCTGGTCCGGCGCGCTCCACGTCGGCGCGCGCGAGAGGCTCGAGTCGCTCATGCTCACGCGCCGCTCCACCTCCGACCTCTCCTTCCCGACCGCGCCGGCCTCCCCGATGTCCACCGCCTCCGAGGGCGGGCCGGTCCAGCTCAGGATGCGCCTGCCCAAGGCGCAGCTCGCCAAGCTCATGGGCGAGAGCCGGGACGCCGCCGAGGCGGCCGCTAAGATCATGCAGCTCTGCGCCGCCAACGGTGGGAACGGCGCATTGACGCCGGAGCGGAGCCCGCGGTTATGGCCGAAGGCGGACTGGGGCACTGGAGGGCTCGCGCAGACGCCAGAGCGGAGCCCTCGGTTCGTGCCTACGCCGGACTGGGGCGCCGGCAGGTTCGCGGAGAAGCCAGAGAGGAGTCCCAGATTCGCCGTAACGCCCGAGTGGGGTGCGAGGTTCATGATGCCGACGCCGGAGAGGGGTGCAGAGACGGCGAAGACGCCGGATAGGTGGTCCGCTCTACCCCGCACGCCGGAGTATGCATCAGCGGACGTCAATGCCAGCCGCAAGGAG AAGCGAACGCGGTTCGTGGCCTTGCCGGATGAGATCATAGCATGA
- the LOC123154079 gene encoding uncharacterized protein At1g66480 isoform X1, which yields MGNSIGGRRKGAKVMQLDGTAFRVKPPAHAGAVLRDHPGFQLLESEQVKLLGVRARPLDHDALLRPGRLYFLVALPRPTVPPRRAWSGALHVGARERLESLMLTRRSTSDLSFPTAPASPMSTASEGGPVQLRMRLPKAQLAKLMGESRDAAEAAAKIMQLCAANGGNGALTPERSPRLWPKADWGTGGLAQTPERSPRFVPTPDWGAGRFAEKPERSPRFAVTPEWGARFMMPTPERGAETAKTPDRWSALPRTPEYASADVNASRKEMNHSSSSHRSTMENASHAEVSEQVL from the exons ATGGGCAACAGCATCGGCGGGCGGCGCAAGGGCGCCAAGGTGATGCAGCTGGACGGCACCGCGTTCCGGGTGAAGCCGCCGGCGCACGCGGGCGCCGTGCTGCGCGACCACCCGGGCTTCCAGCTGCTCGAGTCGGAGCAGGTCAAGCTGctcggcgtccgcgcgcgcccgcTCGACCACGACGCGCTGCTCCGCCCGGGCCGGCTCTACTTCCTCGTCGCGCTGCCGCGCCCCACCGTGCCCCCGCGCCGCGCCTGGTCCGGCGCGCTCCACGTCGGCGCGCGCGAGAGGCTCGAGTCGCTCATGCTCACGCGCCGCTCCACCTCCGACCTCTCCTTCCCGACCGCGCCGGCCTCCCCGATGTCCACCGCCTCCGAGGGCGGGCCGGTCCAGCTCAGGATGCGCCTGCCCAAGGCGCAGCTCGCCAAGCTCATGGGCGAGAGCCGGGACGCCGCCGAGGCGGCCGCTAAGATCATGCAGCTCTGCGCCGCCAACGGTGGGAACGGCGCATTGACGCCGGAGCGGAGCCCGCGGTTATGGCCGAAGGCGGACTGGGGCACTGGAGGGCTCGCGCAGACGCCAGAGCGGAGCCCTCGGTTCGTGCCTACGCCGGACTGGGGCGCCGGCAGGTTCGCGGAGAAGCCAGAGAGGAGTCCCAGATTCGCCGTAACGCCCGAGTGGGGTGCGAGGTTCATGATGCCGACGCCGGAGAGGGGTGCAGAGACGGCGAAGACGCCGGATAGGTGGTCCGCTCTACCCCGCACGCCGGAGTATGCATCAGCGGACGTCAATGCCAGCCGCAAGGAG ATGAATCACAGCAGTAGCAGTCATAGATCTACCATGGAAAATGCTTCACATGCTGAAGTTTCAGAGCAAGTTCTCTGA